The proteins below are encoded in one region of Fulvia fulva chromosome 9, complete sequence:
- a CDS encoding FK506-binding protein 2, which yields MRSSSPLPSALLLPLLPLLPLLPLLPLLPLLRVASAAAQTTQTLATGLIIEHTSGPVVCHRPTRIHDKLSMHYRGTLQANGKEFDQSYKRGKPFQFTLGEHEVIDGWDQGLLGMCPGQSRKLTIPPALGYGSADMASIPANSVLVFETKLMDIVKEGNGPVSDAEKEMMKLKGTETADGMFSIATAPPQPGGSMESEGEDDQGIIPSPPPEGTPPEQTKCHLLGPFALMVQGLLGAFALLTLVYKRWRETPKRPWKIFFFDVSKQVFGSMLTHVINLAMSELGSVDMANAAAAVATKTKDKHPSERSPNPCSFYLLNLGIDTTIGVPVLYFILKALYHLFLRTPLANPPESIKSGHYGTPAKVQWYLKQLLIYCIGLTFMKLFVFFLFLAMPFLPWIGDWALRWTEGNEALQIAFALFLFPLAMNAVQYWVIDNFIMDKNQDRKHAGGYSHVAEEDEEERERMIGDDETIVDEEAVRGKGSDEESGRGQAIKEIDPLPIPSYPERRGEGSQRTSPKRSD from the exons ATGCGCTCCTCCAGCCCTCTCCCTTCCGCCCTCCTCCTCCCCCTCCTCCCCCTCCTTCCCCTCCTTCCCCTCCTTCCCCTCCTTCCCCTCCTCCGCGTCGCATCAGCCGCAGCCCAAACAACACAGACACTCGCAACTGGCCTCATCATCGAACACACCTCGGGCCCCGTCGTCTGCCATCGGCCCACGCGAATACACGACAAACTCTCGATGCACTACCGGGGGACACTGCAGGCAAATGGAAAGGAGTTCGATCAGTCATACAAGCGTGGCAAGCCCTTTCAGTTCACGCTGGGCGAGCATGAGGTGATTGACGGCTGGGACCAGGGACTGCTGGGCATGTGTCCGGGGCAGAGCAGGAAGTTGACGATCCCGCCGGCGCTGGGATATGGTAGTGCGGATATGGCATCGATCCCGGCGAACAGTGTGCTGGTGTTTGAGACGAAGCTTATGGATATTGTAAAGGAAGGAAACGGCCCGGTCAGCGATGCGGAGAAGGAAATGATGAAGCTGAAGGGGACAGAGACTGCAGATGGCATGTTCAGCATCGCGACTGCGCCACCGCAGCCGGGAGGAAGTATGGAAAGCGAGGGCGAAGACGACCAGGGCATCATACCATCACCTCCACCCGAAGGGACACCGCCCGAGCAGACAAAGTGTCATCTGCTGGGTCCATTCGCTCTGATGGTGCAAGGACTGCTGGGTGCGTTCGCACTGTTGACGCTTGTGTACAAGAGATGGAGAGAAACGCCCAAACGACCGTGGAAGATCTTCTTCTTCGACGTGAGCAAGCAGGTCTTTGGATCGATGCTCACCCACGTCATCAACCTGGCCATGAGCGAGCTTGGAAGTGTCGACATGGCGAATGCGGCTGCTGCTGTTGCGACCAAGACCAAGGACAAGCATCCATCCGAACGCTCGCCGAATCCGTGTTCATTCTACCTGCTGAACTTGGGAATCGAT ACAACAATCGGCGTCCCAGTCCTCTACTTCATCCTCAAAGCCCTCTACCACCTCTTCCTGCGCACGCCCCTCGCCAACCCCCCAGAATCCATCAAATCCGGCCACTACGGCACCCCCGCTAAAGTCCAATGGTACCTAAAACAACTCCTAATCTACTGCATCGGCCTGACCTTCATGAAACTCTTCGTCTTCTTCCTGTTCCTCGCCATGCCCTTCTTGCCCTGGATCGGCGACTGGGCCCTCCGCTGGACAGAAGGAAACGAAGCACTCCAGATCGCATTCGCCCTCTTCCTATTCCCACTAGCGATGAATGCGGTGCAGTACTGGGTCATCGATAATTTCATCATGGATAAGAATCAGGATCGGAAACATGCCGGTGGGTATAGCCATGTTGCGGAGGAGGATGAGGAGGAGAGGGAGAGGATGATTGGGGATGATGAGACGATTGTGGATGAGGAGGCGGTGAGGGGGAAGGGGAGTGATGAGGAGAGCGGAAGGGGCCAGGCGATTAAGGAGATTGATCCGCTACCGATACCGAGTTATCCTGAGAGGAGAGGCGAGGGAAGTCAGAGGACGAGTCCGAAGAGGAGTGATTGA